A window from Barnesiella propionica encodes these proteins:
- a CDS encoding DUF2721 domain-containing protein, whose product MEELTLTTPSLLFSAVSLIMLAYTNRFLSYAQVVRTLKKDYDTNPSIVTATQIDNLTRRLYLTRSMQILGISSLLTSVICMLFLYIHWRITAVITFGVSLLCLILSLFLSIRELMISTHALETYLGEMKK is encoded by the coding sequence ATGGAAGAACTCACCCTCACCACACCCTCGTTATTATTCTCGGCGGTATCTCTTATCATGCTTGCCTATACGAATCGGTTCCTGTCATATGCACAGGTAGTACGTACCCTGAAAAAAGATTATGACACAAATCCCAGTATCGTCACCGCAACACAGATAGACAATCTTACCCGAAGATTATACCTCACCCGAAGTATGCAAATATTAGGAATAAGCAGCTTATTGACAAGTGTTATCTGTATGCTGTTCTTATATATACACTGGCGCATCACAGCAGTCATTACTTTCGGCGTCTCGTTACTTTGTCTTATCCTTTCATTATTCTTATCTATACGCGAACTTATGATTTCGACACATGCTTTGGAAACGTATTTAGGGGAAATGAAAAAATGA
- the gyrB gene encoding DNA topoisomerase (ATP-hydrolyzing) subunit B, whose translation MSEELENKNYSADSIQVLEGLEAVRKRPSMYIGDTGIKGLHHLVYEVVDNSIDEALAGYATHIEVYINEDNSITVIDNGRGIPVDMHEKEHKSALEVVLTVLHAGGKFDKGSYKVSGGLHGVGVSCVNALSTYLRAEIRREGKIYMQEFSCGKALHDVEIIGSTDQTGTTITFKPDNSIFLETAYQYEILASRLRDLAFLNAGISLALTDKRVQKENGEFKGETFYSKEGLKEFVRYIDSSKESLINDVIHISTERQGVPVEVAMTYNTTYNENVFSYVNNINTIEGGTHLAGFRRGLTRTLKKYAEDSKMLEKVKVEISSDDFREGLTAVISVKVMEPQFEGQTKTKLGNNEVIGAVDIAVSEALRNYLEENPKQAKTIVEKVIVAATARHAARRAREMVQRKTPMSLGGLPGKLADCSSRKPEECEIFLVEGDSAGGSAKQGRDRTFQAILPLRGKILNVEKAMDHKVFESQEISNIFKALGVTIGTEDDSKETNIEKLRYHKIIIMTDADVDGSHIATLLMTFFFRRMRPLIENGYLYIATPPLYLCKAQKGKIAEYCWNEQQRQQFIMKYADGDEKKIDIQRYKGLGEMNPHQLWETTMDPENRMLKQVHIDNAAEADRIFSMLMGEDVAPRRDFIESNAVYANIDA comes from the coding sequence ATGTCGGAAGAACTCGAAAACAAAAATTATTCAGCGGACAGTATTCAGGTACTGGAAGGATTAGAAGCCGTAAGAAAACGCCCGTCAATGTACATAGGCGATACCGGAATAAAAGGTCTGCATCATCTTGTATACGAAGTAGTGGATAATTCCATCGACGAAGCTTTAGCAGGATATGCCACACATATTGAAGTCTACATAAATGAAGACAACTCCATTACTGTTATCGATAACGGACGGGGCATACCCGTAGATATGCACGAGAAAGAACATAAGTCAGCCCTCGAAGTAGTATTAACGGTATTGCATGCCGGTGGTAAATTCGACAAAGGTTCTTATAAAGTATCGGGAGGACTCCACGGCGTAGGTGTGTCATGCGTAAACGCATTATCGACCTACCTGCGCGCTGAGATCAGACGGGAAGGCAAAATATATATGCAAGAGTTTTCTTGTGGTAAAGCTTTACATGACGTCGAGATTATAGGTTCTACCGACCAGACAGGAACAACTATTACATTCAAACCGGACAACAGTATTTTTCTGGAAACCGCATATCAATATGAAATATTAGCTTCACGCCTACGCGACCTGGCATTCTTAAATGCGGGCATTTCATTGGCACTGACTGATAAGAGAGTCCAAAAAGAAAACGGAGAGTTCAAAGGCGAAACGTTCTATTCCAAGGAAGGATTGAAAGAATTCGTCCGGTATATAGATTCGTCAAAAGAATCTCTCATTAACGACGTAATTCATATTTCGACCGAACGTCAAGGCGTACCTGTGGAAGTCGCCATGACTTACAATACAACTTATAATGAAAATGTATTTTCCTACGTAAACAATATCAATACGATAGAAGGAGGTACGCATCTTGCCGGATTTCGTAGAGGACTTACCCGTACGTTAAAGAAATATGCCGAAGATTCGAAAATGCTTGAAAAAGTCAAAGTTGAAATTAGCAGCGATGACTTCCGGGAAGGACTTACAGCCGTAATCTCCGTAAAAGTCATGGAACCTCAGTTCGAAGGCCAGACAAAAACAAAACTCGGAAATAATGAAGTAATCGGAGCCGTAGATATTGCGGTGAGTGAAGCTTTGCGCAATTATCTGGAAGAAAACCCCAAACAGGCCAAGACCATCGTAGAAAAAGTGATCGTTGCCGCTACAGCCCGTCATGCAGCCCGTCGTGCGCGTGAAATGGTACAGCGAAAGACTCCCATGTCATTAGGAGGTCTTCCCGGGAAATTAGCCGACTGTTCATCACGCAAACCCGAAGAATGCGAAATATTCCTGGTCGAGGGTGACTCCGCCGGAGGTTCTGCAAAGCAAGGGCGGGACCGTACGTTCCAGGCGATTCTTCCCCTGCGCGGTAAAATCCTGAATGTAGAGAAAGCCATGGATCATAAAGTTTTCGAAAGCCAGGAAATCAGTAATATTTTTAAGGCTCTGGGAGTAACTATAGGAACCGAAGATGACTCGAAAGAAACGAATATAGAAAAACTACGTTATCATAAAATCATAATCATGACCGATGCCGACGTAGACGGAAGCCATATAGCAACCCTGCTTATGACATTCTTCTTTCGCCGTATGCGTCCGCTGATTGAAAATGGATATCTGTATATTGCAACTCCCCCTTTATACCTATGTAAGGCACAAAAAGGAAAAATAGCGGAATATTGCTGGAACGAACAGCAACGGCAACAATTTATCATGAAATATGCCGATGGGGACGAAAAGAAAATAGATATACAACGTTATAAAGGTTTAGGAGAAATGAACCCCCATCAGTTATGGGAAACTACAATGGATCCTGAAAACCGTATGTTAAAACAGGTGCACATTGACAATGCGGCTGAGGCCGACCGCATATTCTCAATGCTCATGGGAGAGGATGTTGCTCCACGACGCGATTTTATTGAATCGAACGCTGTTTACGCAAACATCGATGCTTAA
- the recO gene encoding DNA repair protein RecO, giving the protein MLEKTKGVVLHTFAYNDKISISHVYTEKYGKMSYMLPQAQGKKARALRTLFMPFSLLDMDVETKPAREIQRIREARIWFSLPSIQSDPVKNAETLFLTELLVQVLREPEANPSFFSFLVRSVQFFDMIEEGKANFHLCFLLQLTGFLGFSPNTDEYVPGSRFDMLNGVFTDRLPDHPYLLDVSESLSFMQLMRMDFSNFKYFHFSREQRRNILERILVYYRLHHPGMPELKSPEILKALFD; this is encoded by the coding sequence ATGCTGGAAAAGACAAAAGGCGTAGTTTTGCATACATTCGCATATAACGATAAAATCTCTATTTCTCATGTTTATACCGAGAAATATGGGAAAATGTCCTATATGCTTCCACAGGCCCAGGGGAAAAAAGCAAGGGCATTACGTACCCTTTTTATGCCTTTTTCATTGTTGGACATGGATGTAGAGACGAAACCGGCACGAGAGATACAAAGGATACGTGAAGCGCGTATCTGGTTTTCATTACCTTCGATCCAGTCCGATCCTGTAAAGAATGCTGAAACTTTGTTCTTGACAGAATTATTGGTCCAGGTATTAAGAGAGCCGGAAGCAAATCCTTCTTTTTTTTCTTTTCTGGTTCGTTCGGTGCAGTTTTTCGATATGATAGAAGAAGGCAAGGCTAATTTCCATTTGTGTTTTCTTTTGCAATTAACCGGTTTTCTGGGTTTTAGCCCGAATACGGATGAATATGTTCCGGGATCAAGATTTGATATGCTTAACGGTGTATTTACTGATAGGTTACCGGATCATCCGTACTTGTTAGATGTGTCCGAATCGTTATCGTTCATGCAGCTAATGAGAATGGATTTTTCTAACTTTAAATATTTCCACTTTTCCCGGGAACAGCGCAGAAATATTCTGGAACGTATTTTGGTATATTATCGATTACATCACCCCGGTATGCCGGAATTGAAATCTCCGGAAATTTTAAAGGCTTTGTTTGACTAA
- the rpsT gene encoding 30S ribosomal protein S20, with translation MANHKSSEKRIRETQVRNLRNRFYAKTARNAVRKLRATTVKEDAAAMYVKVSSMLDKLAKKNVIHKNKASNLKSKLALHVNKL, from the coding sequence ATGGCAAATCACAAATCATCAGAAAAAAGGATCAGAGAAACGCAGGTTAGAAACTTACGTAACAGATTTTATGCGAAAACAGCAAGAAACGCCGTTAGAAAACTGCGTGCTACCACTGTAAAAGAGGATGCTGCTGCTATGTACGTTAAAGTAAGTTCTATGTTGGATAAACTGGCTAAAAAGAACGTTATCCACAAAAACAAAGCCTCAAATCTGAAATCTAAGCTGGCTTTACACGTAAATAAATTGTAA
- a CDS encoding Ig-like domain-containing domain codes for MKNFKSYSGFRGFVWLWVVFAAWLISSCANIARPGGGPKDVDPPVFIRSLPEPNAVNVNKNKIEIYFDEIIQVEKPSEKIIISPPQREMPDIKTSSRKITIELKDSLLPNTTYTIDFADAIADNNEKNVLNNFSYSFATGNTIDSLQISGILLNAADLEPVTGMYVGLHSNLDDSAFHKLPFERIASTDALGHFTIRNVAPGSYRLFALKDLNRDFKFDNPSEDIAFYDSIVIPRAEVKIHIDTIWADSVTIDTIIPHRLTHFYPNDILLSVFNEEFKSQYLEKNERKDRRRLDLYFSAPAESLPVLKPLNFEQDDWFVLEKSSHNDTLQYWIKDSLVYNMDTLLFAAEYLRTDSLQQLSMFRDTLKFIMKPVRVPKVKKKDEKNDTIPPVVLLNMSPAVPPVLDIYAGLSFLMGEPVDEYHPEMVHLDQKQDTLWVPVEGFSLSRDSLLERRFLLNYKWKPGTEYQVRIDSTAFVSIYGPHTKSYVQAFKVKSLEEYSNLYIAVHGTDDPAVMELLNSSDKVVRSVPVKKGGAEFMYLTPGIYYARLFLDRNNNGKFDTGNYDAKRQPEEMFYYNQKLDLKANWDVEQDWDIYVLPVDQQKPDAIKKNKPKEKTPVTEENEEEDDNYSNQQMNGYGYGQQNIPGRQNYGGNYNY; via the coding sequence ATGAAAAATTTCAAAAGTTATTCCGGTTTTCGTGGTTTTGTATGGCTTTGGGTCGTTTTTGCGGCTTGGCTCATATCTTCTTGTGCCAATATAGCCCGTCCGGGGGGAGGACCTAAGGACGTCGATCCGCCTGTTTTTATCCGGAGTCTTCCCGAACCGAACGCCGTGAATGTTAACAAAAATAAGATTGAGATATATTTTGACGAGATTATTCAGGTAGAAAAACCATCGGAGAAGATAATTATTTCGCCTCCTCAAAGGGAAATGCCCGATATTAAAACGTCGTCCCGGAAAATAACGATAGAGTTAAAAGATTCGTTGTTGCCGAACACGACCTACACGATAGATTTCGCTGATGCCATTGCAGATAATAATGAAAAGAATGTATTGAATAATTTCTCTTATTCTTTTGCCACCGGAAATACGATAGATTCTTTACAGATATCGGGAATTCTTTTGAATGCTGCCGATTTGGAACCTGTGACGGGTATGTATGTAGGTTTGCATTCTAATTTGGATGATTCCGCTTTTCATAAGTTGCCTTTTGAGCGAATTGCCAGTACAGATGCTTTGGGGCATTTTACGATACGGAATGTAGCACCGGGAAGTTACAGGTTGTTTGCCCTGAAAGATTTGAACCGCGATTTTAAATTCGATAACCCCAGTGAAGATATAGCTTTTTATGATAGTATCGTCATACCCAGGGCAGAAGTGAAGATACATATTGATACGATTTGGGCAGATAGCGTAACGATCGATACGATCATACCGCATCGGCTTACTCATTTTTATCCGAATGATATTTTGTTGAGCGTTTTTAATGAAGAATTCAAATCGCAATATCTGGAAAAAAACGAACGTAAAGACCGTCGGCGTCTTGATCTTTATTTTTCGGCACCGGCCGAATCATTGCCTGTTTTAAAACCTTTGAATTTCGAACAAGATGACTGGTTCGTTTTAGAGAAGAGTTCTCATAACGATACATTGCAGTATTGGATAAAAGATTCGTTGGTATACAATATGGATACATTGTTGTTTGCTGCTGAATATTTGCGTACCGATTCGTTGCAGCAGCTGTCGATGTTCCGGGATACCTTAAAATTTATAATGAAACCGGTTCGAGTACCTAAGGTTAAGAAAAAAGATGAGAAAAACGATACAATTCCTCCTGTTGTATTGTTGAATATGTCCCCGGCTGTTCCTCCTGTTTTGGATATTTATGCAGGTTTGTCTTTTTTGATGGGGGAGCCTGTTGACGAATATCATCCTGAAATGGTACATTTAGATCAAAAACAAGATACTTTATGGGTACCTGTAGAGGGATTTTCCCTGTCTCGCGATTCTTTGCTTGAAAGGCGTTTTCTCCTGAATTATAAGTGGAAACCGGGTACGGAATATCAGGTACGGATTGATTCCACTGCTTTTGTGAGCATATACGGACCACATACAAAAAGTTATGTACAAGCCTTTAAAGTGAAATCGCTGGAAGAGTATTCCAATTTATATATTGCTGTCCACGGTACAGACGACCCTGCTGTAATGGAATTACTTAATAGTTCGGATAAGGTGGTGCGGAGTGTTCCGGTAAAAAAAGGCGGTGCGGAATTTATGTATTTAACTCCCGGTATATATTATGCGAGGTTATTTCTGGACCGGAATAACAATGGAAAATTCGACACCGGGAATTATGATGCGAAGCGTCAACCCGAAGAAATGTTTTACTATAATCAGAAATTGGATTTAAAAGCGAACTGGGATGTGGAACAAGATTGGGACATTTATGTTTTGCCGGTAGACCAGCAAAAGCCTGATGCAATTAAAAAGAATAAGCCCAAGGAAAAAACTCCGGTGACTGAAGAGAATGAAGAAGAGGATGATAATTATAGTAACCAACAAATGAACGGATATGGATATGGTCAGCAAAATATACCGGGCCGGCAAAATTACGGCGGTAATTATAATTATTAA
- the cysS gene encoding cysteine--tRNA ligase: protein MEHPLYVYNTLSRKKEQFIPINPPYVGMYVCGPTVYGDGHLGHARPAITFDVLFRYLLHLGYKVRYVRNITDVGHLENDADEGEDKIAKKARLEQLEPMEVVQYYLNRYHKAMDALNVLPPSIEPHASGHIIEQIEYIKKIIDTGFAYISNGSVYFDVEKYNKKYHYGKLSGRNIEELLNTTRELDGQTEKHNSFDFALWKKASPEHIMRWPSPWSDGFPGWHLECSTMGTKYLGEEFDIHGGGMDLLFPHHECEIAQSVAAQGKETVHYWMHNNMITINGQKMGKSLGNFITLDEFFTGKHKLLTQAYSPMTIRFFILQAHYRSTVDFSNEALQASEKALSRLMEGWNNLSRIQVSETSSVNITSLRERCYEAMNDDLSTPIVISHLFEGVRIINNILAGNETITEQDLQELKETFRIFMFDVLGLKEENKGDSDESNKAYKQAVDLMMEIRKEAKLRKDWATSDFIRDKLTEIGFEIKDTKEGSEWKLK, encoded by the coding sequence ATGGAGCATCCTTTATATGTTTATAATACTCTTTCACGCAAGAAAGAACAATTCATCCCTATCAATCCTCCTTATGTAGGAATGTATGTATGCGGACCTACGGTATATGGAGACGGTCATCTGGGGCATGCCAGGCCGGCAATCACTTTCGACGTTCTTTTCCGGTATCTATTACATCTGGGATATAAAGTCCGGTATGTAAGAAACATTACCGATGTAGGCCACCTCGAGAACGATGCGGATGAAGGAGAAGATAAAATCGCAAAAAAAGCGAGACTTGAACAACTGGAGCCTATGGAAGTGGTTCAATATTACCTGAACCGGTATCATAAGGCCATGGATGCCCTTAACGTATTGCCACCCAGTATCGAACCTCATGCGTCGGGACATATTATAGAACAGATTGAATACATCAAAAAAATCATAGATACCGGATTCGCCTATATCAGTAACGGATCGGTATATTTCGATGTTGAAAAATATAACAAAAAATACCATTACGGGAAATTATCGGGAAGGAATATCGAGGAACTCTTAAATACTACCCGCGAACTGGACGGGCAAACCGAAAAACACAACAGTTTCGATTTTGCTCTCTGGAAAAAAGCCTCTCCGGAACATATCATGCGCTGGCCCTCTCCTTGGAGTGACGGCTTCCCCGGATGGCATCTCGAATGCTCTACCATGGGAACCAAATATCTCGGTGAAGAATTCGACATTCACGGAGGTGGAATGGACTTGCTCTTCCCCCATCATGAATGTGAAATCGCCCAATCGGTAGCCGCACAAGGAAAAGAAACGGTACATTACTGGATGCATAATAACATGATTACCATCAATGGCCAGAAAATGGGCAAATCATTAGGAAACTTCATTACGCTGGACGAATTCTTTACGGGAAAGCACAAATTGCTGACACAAGCGTACTCTCCTATGACGATCCGGTTTTTTATTTTGCAGGCTCATTACCGCAGTACAGTAGATTTCAGCAACGAAGCATTACAGGCCTCGGAAAAAGCCCTGTCCCGGTTAATGGAAGGCTGGAATAACCTGTCCAGAATACAAGTATCCGAAACTTCCAGCGTAAACATAACTTCTTTGCGGGAACGGTGTTATGAAGCAATGAATGATGACTTAAGTACTCCTATCGTCATATCCCATTTGTTTGAAGGAGTACGCATTATCAACAACATCCTGGCAGGAAATGAAACCATCACTGAGCAGGATCTTCAGGAACTGAAAGAAACTTTCAGGATATTCATGTTCGATGTACTGGGCCTGAAAGAAGAGAATAAAGGAGATAGCGACGAAAGCAATAAAGCCTATAAACAAGCGGTAGATCTCATGATGGAGATACGTAAAGAAGCCAAGTTACGTAAAGACTGGGCTACTTCGGATTTCATAAGGGATAAACTCACCGAAATAGGTTTTGAAATAAAAGATACGAAAGAAGGCTCCGAATGGAAACTTAAATAA
- a CDS encoding DUF3108 domain-containing protein, with amino-acid sequence MDMVSKIYRAGKITAVIIIINFLFFTSGAVTAFAQCPVKTDFKDEMLPYDVIYQWGILWKRAAEASLSLEVSPLNYKSVLTARTLSFADAIFPVRDTLISVMKRQDMAPLYYAKIANEDGTYRKDEVKYIYNAGNCIGDITLYRPKRNAVEHYTAVVENCAYDMLSVFYLIRTIDFAGFKMNQVIETKIFSGKSVEHLKIEYLGRTILKQNKKEYNAYKIAFRFSDESGKKVSDNIWAWISEDAGRIPLRVEGKLPIGTMRAEYKGW; translated from the coding sequence ATGGATATGGTCAGCAAAATATACCGGGCCGGCAAAATTACGGCGGTAATTATAATTATTAATTTTCTGTTTTTTACAAGTGGGGCGGTTACTGCTTTTGCCCAGTGCCCTGTTAAGACGGATTTTAAAGATGAAATGTTGCCTTATGATGTAATATATCAATGGGGTATTCTTTGGAAGCGTGCCGCGGAAGCAAGTCTAAGTCTGGAAGTTTCCCCTCTCAATTACAAGTCTGTCCTTACTGCACGGACCCTTTCATTCGCCGATGCCATATTTCCGGTGAGAGATACGCTTATATCGGTCATGAAACGCCAGGATATGGCTCCGTTATACTATGCAAAGATTGCCAATGAAGACGGAACGTACCGGAAAGATGAAGTCAAATATATTTATAATGCCGGAAATTGTATTGGCGACATAACTTTATACAGGCCGAAAAGAAATGCAGTCGAGCATTATACGGCGGTGGTCGAGAATTGTGCGTATGACATGTTGAGTGTGTTTTATCTTATTCGTACGATCGATTTTGCCGGGTTTAAGATGAATCAGGTAATAGAAACGAAGATATTCAGCGGTAAGAGTGTGGAACATTTGAAAATAGAATATCTCGGTCGTACCATACTTAAACAAAATAAGAAAGAGTATAATGCCTATAAAATAGCTTTCCGTTTCTCGGACGAAAGCGGTAAAAAAGTAAGTGATAATATATGGGCTTGGATTAGTGAAGATGCTGGGCGCATACCATTGAGAGTCGAGGGTAAATTACCTATCGGTACGATGAGAGCCGAATATAAAGGGTGGTAA
- the secDF gene encoding protein translocase subunit SecDF: MQNKGFIRVVAVLLSLVCLFYLSFSLVTRHYNKKAEAYANGDPVKYKQYIDSISTEKVYWWYYTYQQCREMEVGLGLDLKGGMNVTLQISVADVLKSLSNNNPDVNFNKAIAAAVANQADNKDFISSFLSEYKKLDPNVKLAAIFSTYQLKDKIAPNSSNDEVVNVLRNELNSAIDNSYNVLRTRIDRFGVVAPNIQRLEKDGRILVELPGIKEPERVRKLLQGSANLEFWETYRLGEIFNKLQAANNALALIEASSETNATDTAAVIAVEETVVAETANTDTTKAMADLKNKLADNADQKSKDLMRKQNPLFSLLNFEHVSEAGPVAGIAHRNDTAEINRLLSMKQVREILPSDLIFRWTVKAIDEKDTYYQLIALKSSKGGKAPLGGDVITDARDDFDKLQGSVVSMSMNAEGAKIWEKLTRDNIGRSIAIVLDNQVYSFPNVNTAISGGSSQITGGFSPEEAKDLANVLKSGKMAAAVSIVQEDIIGPSLGQEAIQSGLISFAVALILLMIYMISMYGVIPGIIANLGLILNLFFTMGILASLQAVLTLSGIAGLVLSLGMAVDANVLIFERSKEELRLGKNLKSSIADGYKNAFSAIFDSNLTSVITGFILLIYGTGPIKGFATTLIIGILSSFFTAVFITRLIFEAGTNKGWFKNVTFTTALSKNFLAHTHINFLGFRKIGYGIVLAMILVSTISLGIRGLNQGIDFSGGRNYIVRFDQPVNTVEIADMLKPSFEGSSLSVITITTDNQVRISTNYRILENDENIDKEIETKLYNGLKSKIGDKTQDEFKAENIMSTQKVGPSIADDIKTGAFWAVILSLIAMALYILLRFRDISFSIGTLASVAFTAFMIIGLYSLLYGILPFSMEIDQSFIAAILTVIGYSVNDTVVVFDRIREVTHLYPKRDRGSVINEALNSTLPRTINTSSTTAIVLLCIFILGGDTIRSFTFAMLFGVIIGTCATLYVATPLAYSIQKRSIERKASKEATSKK; this comes from the coding sequence ATGCAGAACAAAGGATTTATCAGAGTCGTTGCTGTATTACTTTCATTGGTTTGTTTGTTCTATCTCTCCTTTTCATTGGTCACAAGACATTACAATAAAAAGGCAGAAGCATATGCAAACGGTGATCCCGTGAAATATAAACAATACATCGACTCTATCTCTACCGAAAAAGTTTACTGGTGGTATTATACCTACCAACAGTGCCGTGAAATGGAAGTGGGTCTGGGACTTGACCTCAAAGGTGGTATGAACGTAACATTACAGATATCTGTAGCGGACGTACTCAAGTCTCTCTCAAATAATAACCCGGACGTTAACTTCAACAAGGCAATTGCTGCTGCCGTTGCAAACCAGGCGGACAATAAGGATTTTATCAGCTCATTCCTCAGCGAGTACAAAAAACTTGATCCGAACGTTAAGCTCGCAGCTATTTTCAGTACTTATCAGTTAAAAGACAAAATTGCTCCTAACTCAAGTAACGATGAGGTAGTCAATGTATTACGCAATGAACTGAACAGTGCCATCGACAATTCATATAATGTACTTCGTACACGTATCGACCGTTTCGGTGTAGTTGCTCCTAATATACAACGTCTTGAAAAAGACGGACGTATTCTGGTGGAACTTCCCGGCATCAAGGAACCTGAACGTGTTCGTAAACTACTACAAGGAAGTGCTAACTTGGAATTCTGGGAAACTTACCGTTTAGGCGAGATTTTCAATAAACTCCAGGCTGCTAATAACGCGCTGGCTCTTATAGAAGCAAGTAGCGAAACGAATGCGACAGATACAGCAGCTGTAATTGCTGTTGAAGAAACAGTCGTTGCCGAAACTGCCAATACAGATACGACAAAAGCAATGGCCGATCTGAAAAATAAACTGGCAGATAACGCAGATCAAAAAAGCAAAGACTTGATGAGAAAACAAAATCCGCTTTTCTCTCTTCTCAACTTCGAGCATGTTTCCGAAGCAGGTCCTGTTGCCGGTATAGCGCACCGCAACGATACAGCGGAAATAAACCGTCTTCTCAGCATGAAACAAGTTCGTGAAATACTTCCTAGCGATCTTATTTTCCGTTGGACCGTAAAAGCTATCGACGAAAAAGATACTTATTATCAGTTGATCGCTTTAAAATCCAGCAAAGGCGGCAAAGCTCCACTGGGTGGTGATGTAATTACCGATGCCCGGGACGATTTTGACAAGCTTCAAGGTTCTGTGGTAAGTATGAGCATGAATGCCGAAGGTGCTAAAATCTGGGAAAAACTTACCAGAGACAACATAGGAAGATCTATCGCTATCGTATTGGATAACCAAGTTTATTCTTTCCCGAATGTTAATACAGCGATTTCTGGCGGTAGTTCTCAAATCACCGGAGGTTTCTCTCCTGAAGAAGCGAAAGACTTGGCTAATGTACTGAAATCGGGTAAAATGGCCGCAGCCGTTAGTATAGTTCAAGAAGATATTATTGGCCCGTCATTGGGACAAGAGGCTATCCAAAGCGGACTCATCTCTTTTGCCGTAGCTCTTATCTTGTTGATGATTTATATGATAAGTATGTACGGTGTAATTCCGGGTATTATAGCCAATTTAGGATTAATCCTGAACTTATTTTTCACAATGGGGATACTGGCATCGCTACAAGCGGTACTTACCCTTTCCGGTATTGCCGGTTTAGTTCTTTCATTAGGCATGGCCGTCGATGCCAATGTGCTTATTTTCGAACGATCCAAAGAAGAACTTCGTTTAGGTAAAAATCTAAAATCATCAATTGCCGACGGTTACAAAAATGCATTCTCAGCTATTTTCGACTCAAACCTGACCTCCGTTATCACCGGCTTCATCCTGCTGATATACGGAACCGGCCCGATTAAAGGTTTTGCAACTACACTTATCATCGGTATTTTGTCTTCTTTCTTTACGGCTGTATTTATTACACGCCTTATTTTTGAAGCAGGCACTAACAAAGGTTGGTTTAAAAATGTCACCTTCACTACTGCTCTATCTAAAAACTTCTTGGCCCATACGCACATTAATTTCTTGGGATTCCGCAAGATTGGTTACGGGATAGTATTAGCCATGATTTTAGTGAGCACTATCTCATTGGGAATAAGAGGTCTCAATCAAGGTATCGACTTCTCAGGAGGACGTAACTATATCGTACGCTTCGATCAGCCGGTAAACACTGTTGAAATAGCCGATATGTTAAAACCTTCTTTCGAAGGCAGCTCATTATCGGTCATTACTATTACAACTGATAATCAAGTCCGTATTTCTACCAACTACCGCATTCTTGAGAATGATGAAAACATAGACAAAGAAATTGAAACTAAATTATATAACGGACTTAAGAGTAAAATCGGAGACAAAACTCAGGATGAATTCAAAGCAGAAAACATAATGAGTACTCAAAAAGTGGGACCGAGTATTGCAGACGATATAAAAACCGGAGCATTCTGGGCGGTAATACTTTCATTGATCGCCATGGCATTATATATCCTGCTGCGTTTCCGCGATATATCATTCAGTATCGGAACGCTGGCATCGGTTGCCTTTACCGCGTTTATGATCATCGGACTTTACTCTCTGCTTTACGGCATCTTGCCATTCTCAATGGAAATCGACCAGTCATTTATTGCAGCAATTCTTACGGTAATAGGTTATTCTGTAAATGATACCGTGGTTGTGTTCGACCGTATCAGGGAAGTTACTCATCTTTATCCTAAACGGGACAGAGGTTCGGTAATTAATGAAGCGTTGAACAGTACATTACCACGTACTATTAATACATCAAGTACGACAGCAATCGTACTGCTCTGTATATTTATCCTGGGTGGTGATACGATCCGCAGCTTTACATTTGCGATGTTGTTCGGTGTTATCATCGGGACATGTGCAACTTTATATGTTGCTACCCCGTTGGCATATTCTATACAAAAAAGAAGTATTGAGAGAAAAGCTTCAAAAGAAGCGACCAGCAAAAAATAA